CGTATGCCCAATCTTTGCAGAGACTGGAGAATGCGGGTATGTCCAAAATATTTTGCGATATAACTGTTCACTGATGGCAGACAGATACGGGTTTAAATGTCGATTCCTTGGAGGTCATATCCGCATCTCGGAGGAGTCGGGAGAGCTTTCTCTGGTCACGGACGAAGACAAAAAAGCGCAGGCAGCGGTGACCGCAAAGGAGCTTAACTTTGTTGAAACTGACGTGCAAAAGGCGCTGCGCTCGCGAAAAGTGCGTTGTCCTCGACCTATTCATTGTGTACGAAAGCATCTGATTTCTTTATCCCGAGTAGTACCCACTTCCAATCTCAGATGCTTACCTTCGCCAACTGGCCCTAGAGAACAACGAGCAAAATCCCAAATCAAAACCTGTCCCAGATTCCAATTCAGTAATCATTGGAGAACCTGAACAAGATATGGAGGATGTCGAGATGACTGCTCCGGTACCAGTGCCTGCGTCTGGCGTTGTACCCCCCATTGACTCGAACACGAGCATGGAAACCTCAACTGCACCCAAACCAGTTCCTGTTCCTGAGGCCGAACCTGGAGCTGCGCCCGTGTCCGCTCCTGAACCAGTACAAACGGAGTTGGTGGCAAAGCGCACTGGGGATACTCTACCTTTGTCGAGCCAAGTAGATTCACCAGATGCCAGAATTCGCTTCtcggagaagaagaggttgcACTGGAAAGGAAAGACTTGTAAGTGCCTTTGATGCCACAATCAAGGGTTTGTTTCACAAAAGTCTCCCTGTAGATTTGGCGCCTCTAACTACTGTTGGCAATTTGGTGGGTCATCCCTTGGACTTGGATGGAACAAGGCTAAAGGTTGTTATGCAATGTTTTGTAGCCATTCCGCAGGCTATGTGTAGATTTCGGTGCCGATATCACTTGTGGAGAGAGTATGCCTCCATCGTCGTTATGTGTTGCTTAGATCAATGAGCTAACGCCATCGTTTGTTTAGTGGGACTCGCAACATCCTTCCTCTCTGGGTCCAAAGAAGAATGGTCGCTCGTCCGCCGACACCCATCAGAACGAATCTTTGGTGTACAGGTCGCAGGAAACAAACCTGCCAACCTCGTTCCTGCAGCCGAGGTCCTGGCGAAGGAATGTGCGGGAAACATCGACTTTGTAGATGTCAATTGCGGATGTCCCATCGATTTGGTATTCAAACAGGGTAGCGGGTCTGCATGTAGGTCCATCTCACTTGTAATCCTTTGACGCTTTCGATTTTTGACTGATATCTGCAACAAAGTGTTGGATACTGTTGGAAAGTTAGGCAAGATTCTCATTGGAATGAACAAGGCGCTGGGAGAGATACCCGTGACTGTGAAGCTCAGAACGGGCGTGAAGGATGGGAAGAACACGGCACATAAAACCATGCCCCGGCTTGCTGCTGAATGGAATGTAGGCTGTATTACGGTACGTGTTCTTACTATATGTATTTTGGTTCTTGCTTATATGCTTGATAAAGTTACATGGACGGACGAGGCAGCAGCGGTATACGAGACTTGCTGACTGGGACTACATTAAACAATGCGTGGATGCTGTGAGAGCCCGAGAGCAAGACGAAGATTGTACGTGTTGATGATTTCTTAAGAATCTATACTAACGGATTAAATGATCGCTAGTACCTCCTGTACCCATATTCGGAGGAGGCGACTGCTTCTCGTCACAAGATTATTGGTCCAATGTCGAGAAAACGGGTGTGGATGGGGTTATGATCGCCCGAGGAGCGTTGATCAAGCCGTGGATCTTCACTGAGGTCAAAGAGCACAGGGAGTGGGACATCAGCGCGCGAGAGAGGTTGGACCTTGTTCGAAAAGTATGTCCTATGCATCCTTTTGTCTTAATACGTAGAACTGATGTCAATATTTATTTGTAGTACGCAGAGTATGGGTTAAAGTGAGTAACACCTTGGTTGTTCTACGTTTGTTACTGACATTTATTACCATCTTATTAGCCACTTTGGATCAGATACTACTGGTGTCAATGCGACTAGACGGTATCTATGTGAAGCCCTTTCCTTCCAATACCGATACGTACCCATCGGTATTCTGGAGCATCTTCCGGGCAGGATCAACGATCGAGCACCAGCTTTCCGAGGGCGAAGTGATCTGGGTAAGCACCTCTAACTTTACCTGGCTTCTGCTAAAGTATAACATCTCCTCTGTAATAGAAACTCTACTCGCCAGTCCTGATAGCAACGACTGGGTAAAAATATCGGAAATGTTCTTGGGACCCGCTCCAGAGTCCTGGAACTTTTTGCCCAAGCACAAGAGTAATGCTTACGGTTCTGAGGAAGGACAAGGATGATTCGTGGAGTGCATTATATGTAGAGGGATGCGCTGTCGATAAATTTCCTTCTGAATCAAAAATTGATACTCATCACTCTCGCTGTCAGAGCTAAATGTCAGCGGATAATTTTTTGGTAAACTTTTTCGCGAAAAGTCAATAGCATGCGACATTTGGCTTCGCATACATATATGGATATAAAAACAATCCTTCGAATCGGGATCGAACCGATGGCCTCGAGATCACGTGATAGGCACGTGTAGGTAACTTAGTATCAATTACAGTCTCACGCTCTTCCAACTGAGCTATCGAAGGCTGAAAGGAAAGATAAACATGGCAATCATAACGTTGTTCGGGTACTAAAGTAGCCTGTTGGCCCGCCAAAGGTCCTCACGGTGGGCCTCTGGTTTGCACTCTCATTCTCATCTCATggtctttctttcttgtgtCTCAAGCAGCCCCAATCAGCTTGAAAAATCCATCTGACGCTCAGCATATCTCAATATCAACTCGTTGATTCAGAACTGGG
This portion of the Psilocybe cubensis strain MGC-MH-2018 chromosome 12, whole genome shotgun sequence genome encodes:
- a CDS encoding tRNA-dihydrouridine synthase 3 — its product is MKSVNVISHLRKTLLTDNTIRKPTSRLCFMQAETMTMETSVQVSTPTTTPNLYPAGTAPVKAEYLISKTPQFVADDDAAEGNTTGDRGQRHDARDGTPDTRGPIRGGKMTKEQKKARQGQNKARKFGKVKDELTLCWKVANGSVCEFGADCRNTHDITSYLAAKPPDLRIPETSGFSEEPPYAPDAGSLRKIHPAYPSLDLNTVCPIFAETGECGYGFKCRFLGGHIRISEESGELSLVTDEDKKAQAAVTAKELNFVETDVQKALRSRKYPLPISDAYLRQLALENNEQNPKSKPVPDSNSVIIGEPEQDMEDVEMTAPVPVPASGVVPPIDSNTSMETSTAPKPVPVPEAEPGAAPVSAPEPVQTELVAKRTGDTLPLSSQVDSPDARIRFSEKKRLHWKGKTYLAPLTTVGNLPFRRLCVDFGADITCGEMGLATSFLSGSKEEWSLVRRHPSERIFGVQVAGNKPANLVPAAEVLAKECAGNIDFVDVNCGCPIDLVFKQGSGSALLDTVGKLGKILIGMNKALGEIPVTVKLRTGVKDGKNTAHKTMPRLAAEWNVGCITLHGRTRQQRYTRLADWDYIKQCVDAVRAREQDEDLPPVPIFGGGDCFSSQDYWSNVEKTGVDGVMIARGALIKPWIFTEVKEHREWDISARERLDLVRKYAEYGLNHFGSDTTGVNATRRYLCEALSFQYRYVPIGILEHLPGRINDRAPAFRGRSDLETLLASPDSNDWVKISEMFLGPAPESWNFLPKHKSNAYGSEEGQG